A single region of the Salvia miltiorrhiza cultivar Shanhuang (shh) chromosome 8, IMPLAD_Smil_shh, whole genome shotgun sequence genome encodes:
- the LOC130998128 gene encoding uncharacterized protein LOC130998128, whose product MEDQMANLHISEEDDELVLDDEITGDSNVTVDLCLVGRFLTDQTINFPLMRSRLASVWRPGKGVFVKDIGQGRYIFQFFHEIDLIRVYDGGPWAFGNFPLILHRLKRGEFPLQVPLDHLSFWVQIHDLPAGFLTEGVGRVLGNFIGKFLEYDSTNSSGVWRQYMRVRCGICVDAPLKRFKKLKHKDGTSFVVNFKYERLNIFCFLCGRLGHSESFCELIFDPKMKESDREWGVWLKAADRRGLTLAGDKWIRGDESVIPKDPIPPQSNKLVLRDTTNEYSDHDTMMIDNPSADSLDERKRRRGINIGCFENSSTLDTFPTGLAKDGSGVLNSSTAGSGVGASRSQ is encoded by the exons ATGGAGGACCAGATGGCCAATCTCCATATCTCCGAAGAAGATGATGAACTTGTTCTTGATGATGAGATCACTGGCGACTCTAATGTCACAGTCGATTTATGTTTAGTAGGGAGGTTCCTCACCGATCAAACGATCAATTTCCCTTTGATGCGAAGTCGCCTGGCTAGTGTTTGGAGACCTGGAAAAGGAGTTTTTGTTAAGGACATCGGGCAAGGGCGGTATATTTTCCAATTTTTCCATGAGATCGATCTGATAAGAGTCTATGATGGCGGCCCATGGGCGTTTGGAAATTTTCCCCTCATTCTCCATCGTCTCAAAAGAGGAGAATTTCCGTTGCAAGTTCCGTTGGATCACCTTTCGTTTTGGGTACAAATTCATGATCTGCCGGCGGGTTTTCTAACAGAAGGTGTGGGGCGTGTTTTGGGTAATTTCATTGGAAAGTTCTTGGAATATGACAGTACCAACTCTTCGGGGGTTTGGCGTCAGTATATGCGAGTGAGGTGCGGAATATGTGTTGATGCTCCTCTTAAGAGGTTCAAGAAACTGAAGCATAAGGATGGTACTTCTTTCGTCGTCAATTTCAAATATGAGCGGCtcaatattttttgttttctatGTGGGCGTCTTGGGCACTCGGAGAGCTTTTGTGAATTGATATTTGATCCAAAGATGAAGGAGAGTGATCGGGAATGGGGAGTTTGGTTGAAGGCAGCTGATCGGCGTGGCCTGACTCTTGCCGGAGACAAATGGATCCGTGGTGATGAATCTG TTATCCCAAAAGATCCTATCCCTCCACAATCGAATAAGCTGGTGCTGAGAGATACGACCAATGAATACAGTGATCACGATACTATGATGATTGATAATCCTTCTGCTGATTCCCTTGATGAACGTAAAAGACGACGTGGTATAAACATCGGGTGTTTTGAAAATTCCTCTACGCTAGATACTTTTCCTACTGGCCTTGCCAAGGATGGGTCTGGCGTCCTCAACTCTTCAACGGCAGGCTCCGGGGTCGGGGCCAGCCGATCCCAATGA
- the LOC130998129 gene encoding uncharacterized protein LOC130998129: protein MNAISWNCRGLGQPLAVPILSELVRVHKPQFIFLCETISTRSRMEEFRVKLNYEGCFTVDCVGRSGGLCMLWKSSSLCTLIGYSNNHIDMHVSDSRGDWRFTGFYGFPERTRRRESWQLLRRLAGINSCPWIILGDFNDLLDPGDKRGRVDHPNWLFTGFRSAVLDCGLSDIPLIGYQFTWSRGLGTANFVEERLDRGMASSAWKCLFPEASIIPLTVPMSDHVPLLLKCSNKVSSLGSRRFRFENKWCLEPEFPNIISDCWMNLHGFSIMEKLEAVTDSISMWARHRGQNLGREKTRLQRMVSSLQGSWASSVDDVQAVALDYFVKLFDVPHGQQNFHQVLDRLTPCINDEKNSELTKDFHIDEFRSALFQMHPDKSPGPDGLNPKFYQSCWNVVGEDVFKSCSTWLSDGMFPDGLNHTLISLIPKVDSPANMKELRPIALCNVLYKIVSKVLCNRLRHVLPDLIDNTQSAFVEGRLIQDNILIAFETIHTMKRQTRGKFGSFAFKIDISKAYDRVNWAYLDAVLRRLGFCDKWRGWMRLCVQTVSYDVLVNNVAVGPILPGRGLRQGDPLSPYLFILCAEGLSAMVKHETARGAMHGVKMGRGGPFISHLMFADDCLFFCRAEAQECEVLKRVLRDYEEASGQAINLQKSGIFFSSNVSEVLRADISSIMGVSLPLNTGRYLGLPSLVGRKKREIFSYLRERLWTRIQGWHNKKLSKAGKEILIKGVAQALPSFCMGIFSLPISLTDELERMLNSFWWGNNAVVGKGIKWLKWEKLCIDKKLGGLGFRSLQLLNVALLGKTCWRLIEEPEALMCQVMHAKYFPNGDFLSAGIGHNPSYTWRSIISAQDLVRRGIRWRIGDGTRVRFFHDPWLRTKDTFRPSLELCPPHLANVMVSDMLLPDSNRWNFDLLQEMVPAADVQEIMSTPVFSRSGADELIWHFSSNGRYTVKSAYQLASSLTLDITYNVDGNWDNLWKLTVPPKVKNFLWRAARDNLPSKAKLLSRSIAVGGECPICSTDYETLWHLFLCCPFAEECWRISRLSGIINPLISASDSFVQLLFKIVDHPDGVFKIKASMLLWQIWKDRNRKVWNEKQPVPATAVMTAASTWTEWRLARGSGTGRSSQQAATALCLGWHPLPPGSIKCNVDAAFFEAERMMGIGMVIRDHNGAFAVGRSIKLPGCRSVEEAELVGIKEALSWIKELGFTKGVIESDCKRAVDMVKSVERNISELGVMASLCRGELVLFPDLRLIFVKRELNAIAHCLAKAARNFISHHVWTEPPIAVAGLLHLPCSCEQ, encoded by the exons ATGAATGCTATAAGCTGGAACTGTCGAGGTTTGGGGCAGCCCTTGGCAGTTCCGATCTTAAGTGAACTTGTTCGAGTTCACAAGcctcaatttatttttctttgcgAGACTATCTCCACTCGTTCTCGCATGGAGGAGTTTCGGGTTAAACTTAATTATGAAGGTTGTTTTACTGTTGATTGCGTGGGACGTAGCGGTGGACTTTGCATGCTTTGGAAGTCCTCCTCTTTGTGTACTCTGATTGGGTATTCTAACAATCACATCGACATGCATGTTTCTGATAGTCGGGGTGATTGGCGCTTTACGGGTTTTTATGGTTTTCCGGAGCGAACTCGAAGAAGAGAGTCTTGGCAGCTCCTTCGTCGGCTTGCTGGGATCAACTCTTGTCCGTGGATTATCTTGGGTGATTTTAATGATCTTCTCGATCCGGGAGATAAGAGGGGTCGAGTCGATCATCCTAATTGGCTTTTTACTGGTTTTCGCTCTGCGGTTCTTGATTGTGGTTTGTCGGATATTCCTTTGATTGGTTATCAATTCACTTGGTCGCGGGGTTTGGGTACGGCTAACTTCGTGGAAGAACGTTTGGATAGAGGAATGGCTTCTTCTGCTTGGAAGTGTCTTTTTCCAGAAGCCTCGATTATTCCCTTGACTGTTCCTATGTCGGATCATGTCCCTTTGTTATTAAAATGTTCGAATAAGGTGAGCTCTCTTGGAAGTCGCAGGTTTCGGTTCGAGAATAAGTGGTGTCTCGAACCAGAGTTTCCTAACATTATTAGTGACTGCTGGATGAATCTTCATGGCTTTagtatcatggaaaaattggaaGCAGTGACCGATTCTATATCTATGTGGGCTAGACATCGTGGACAGAATTTGGGCCGTGAAAAGACGAGACTTCAGCGAATGGTTTCCAGTCTACAAGGCAG TTGGGCTTCTAGTGTTGATGATGTTCAGGCGGTTGCTTTGGATTACTTTGTTAAGCTTTTTGATGTGCCCCATGGCCAACAAAACTTTCATCAGGTGTTAGATAGATTGACGCCTTGTATAAACGATGAAAAGAACTCGGAGCTCACAAAAGACTTCCATATTGATGAATTTCGGAGTGCTCTTTTTCAGATGCATCCGGATAAATCTCCGGGCCCGGACGGTCTGAATCCGAAATTCTACCAAAGTTGTTGGAATGTGGTTGGAGAGGATGTTTTCAAAAGTTGCTCGACCTGGCTTTCCGATGGCATGTTTCCTGATGGTCTTAACCACACTTTGATCTCCCTGATCCCGAAAGTTGATTCTCCGGCTAATATGAAAGAACTTCGACCCATCGCGTTGTGTAACGTTCTCTACAAGATCGTTTCTAAAGTTTTATGCAACAGGCTCAGACATGTTCTACCGGATCTTATCGATAACACCCAATCAGCCTTTGTGGAGGGAAGGCTCATTCAAGATAATATTTTGATCGCTTTCGAAACTATTCACACGATGAAGCGGCAGACTAGAGGTAAATTTGGTTCTTTTGCCTTTAAAATCGATATCAGTAAGGCGTATGATAGAGTTAACTGGGCTTATCTTGATGCGGTGTTGAGGCGTTTGGGATTCTGTGATAAATGGCGTGGGTGGATGAGATTATGTGTTCAAACGGTGTCCTATGACGTGTTGGTGAACAATGTGGCAGTGGGTCCCATTCTGCCGGGAAGAGGCCTTCGTCAGGGAGATCCTCTCTCTCCCTATCTCTTTATTTTGTGTGCCGAAGGTCTCTCGGCTATGGTCAAGCATGAAACTGCTAGAGGCGCGATGCATGGTGTGAAAATGGGGCGTGGCGGTCCTTTCATCTCTCACCTCATGTTTGCTGACGATTGTCTGTTTTTTTGTCGTGCCGAGGCTCAAGAATGTGAAGTTCTCAAAAGGGTGTTGAGAGATTATGAAGAGGCTTCTGGGCAAGCTATCAATCTGCAAAAGTCGGGCATCTTTTTCAGTTCCAATGTGAGCGAGGTCTTGCGGGCTGATATCTCCTCTATTATGGGAGTCTCACTCCCTTTAAACACTGGCAGGTACCTTGGGCTCCCCTCCTTGGTGGGACGTAAAAAACGGGAGATTTTCAGCTATCTTCGGGAGCGTTTGTGGACTCGAATTCAGGGCTGGCACAACAAAAAACTTTCGAAAGCGGGCAAGGAAATTCTTATAAAAGGTGTTGCCCAagctcttccttctttttgcatgggaattttctctctcccaaTTAGCTTGACTGATGAACTAGAAAGGATGCTCAACTCTTTCTGGTGGGGTAACAATGCGGTGGTTGGCAAAGGAATTAAGTGGCTTAAATGGGAGAAGCTGTGTATTGATAAGAAATTGGGAGGTCTGGGATTCCGAAGTCTCCAGTTATTGAATGTGGCGCTGCTTGGAAAAACTTGTTGGCGACTTATTGAGGAACCGGAAGCTCTCATGTGCCAAGTTATGCATGCTAAGTATTTTCCAAATGGAGATTTTCTTTCTGCTGGCATTGGGCATAATCCGAGCTATACATGGAGGAGTATTATCTCGGCTCAAGATCTTGTTCGTCGTGGCATTCGTTGGAGGATTGGTGATGGTACTCGGGTCCGCTTCTTTCACGATCCTTGGCTGCGTACTAAGGATACTTTCCGGCCTTCTCTAGAACTTTGTCCTCCTCACCTTGCTAATGTTATGGTCAGTGACATGTTGCTCCCTGATTCTAATCGCTGGAATTTTGATCTCCTTCAAGAGATGGTGCCAGCTGCTGATGTTCAAGAGATTATGAGCACGCCTGTGTTTTCACGTTCGGGAGCAGATGAGCTTATTTGGCACTTTTCATCTAATGGCCGTTATACTGTGAAGTCGGCATATCAACTTGCGAGTTCTCTTACTTTGGATATCACCTATAATGTGGATGGGAATTGGGACAATCTTTGGAAACTTACTGTTCCGCCAAAGGTTAAAAATTTTCTTTGGCGTGCGGCTCGGGATAACTTGCCTTCTAAAGCGAAACTCTTGTCGAGAAGCATTGCGGTTGGAGGGGAATGCCCAATCTGCTCTACTGATTATGAGACTCTGTGGCATCTCTTTCTTTGCTGCCCTTTTGCTGAGGAGTGTTGGAGAATTAGTCGTTTGAGTGGTATTATCAATCCTCTTATTTCTGCTAGTGATTCCTTCGTGCAGTTGCTTTTCAAGATTGTCGATCATCCGGATGGTGTTTTTAAGATTAAAGCTAGTATGTTGCTATGGCAAATCTGGAAGGACAGAAATCGCAAGGTTTGGAATGAAAAGCAACCGGTCCCGGCGACTGCTGTTATGACAGCAGCCTCGACTTGGACTGAGTGGAGGCTCGCGCGGGGTTCTGGAACTGGACGCAGTTCCCAGCAGGCTGCAACTGCTCTTTGTCTTGGCTGGCATCCACTACCTCCGGGTTCCATTAAATGCAATGTGGACGCAGCCTTCTTTGAGGCAGAACGGATGATGGGGATTGGCatggttataagggatcacaaCGGCGCTTTTGCTGTGGGCCGTTCTATCAAACTGCCGGGCTGTAGAAGCGTGGAAGAAGCAGAACTTGTTGGCATTAAGGAAGCCTTGTCGTGGATCAAGGAATTGGGCTTTACCAAAGGAGTGATTGAATCGGATTGCAAACGGGCTGTTGATATGGTTAAATCGGTGGAGAGAAACATTTCGGAGTTGGGTGTCATGGCCTCTCTTTGCCGAGGTGAGCTTGTTTTGTTTCCGGATCTTCGTCTTATTTTTGTCAAGCGTGAGTTAAATGCTATCGCGCATTGTCTAGCGAAAGCAGCGAGAAATTTTATTTCACATCATGTTTGGACTGAACCCCCGATTGCTGTGGCGGGTCTACTCCATCTTCCATGTTCTTGTGAGCAATAA